From one Paenibacillus terrae HPL-003 genomic stretch:
- a CDS encoding transposase yields the protein MQDLFRSERKPLGGRSAVDNRHMLNAMLWVARSGASWRDLTRHLPNWKSVYTRLGWGYPANSP from the coding sequence ATTCAAGATCTGTTTCGATCTGAACGAAAACCACTAGGAGGACGCTCCGCCGTGGACAATCGGCACATGCTCAATGCGATGCTTTGGGTGGCTCGTTCGGGCGCTTCATGGCGGGATCTAACAAGACACCTCCCCAATTGGAAATCGGTATACACTCGCTTGGGATGGGGTTATCCAGCAAATTCCCCTTGA